In the genome of Magnolia sinica isolate HGM2019 chromosome 2, MsV1, whole genome shotgun sequence, one region contains:
- the LOC131229793 gene encoding uncharacterized protein LOC131229793 — MGSWVHPRANENWEMMDTIRSQPTPDGSQRSEPNILSEVLGTRLGYVRGLGHGAKLMTPAKAASSQSVAGESALHRVDIAERERERFNSYESSSMRSKSSWRGRGRRSRGVGRRRRGDGRIEEMWVEHERRMQEMFQALAARFATDAPPPPPSSL; from the exons ATGGGATCTTGGGTTCATCCTAGAGCCaacgagaattgg GAGATGATGGACAccatacgcagtcagcccactcccgatggtagtcagcggagtgagccaaatatcctgagtgaggtgcttggcacccgtcttggatatgtgcgtgggcttggccatggtgccaagctcatgacacCAGCTAAAGCTGCCTCTAGCCAATCCGTAGCTGGGGAGAGCGCCCTACACCGAGTTGAtatcgcagagagagagagagagaggttcaataGTTACGAGTCATCGTCGATGAGATCAAAGAGCAGCTGGAGAGGTAGAGGGAGGAGGAGCAGAGGCgtagggaggaggaggagaggtgacgggaggatcgaggagatgtgggtggagcatgagcgacggatgcaagagatgtttcaggctcttgCTGCACGCTTtgccaccgatgccccaccacctccgccttcatctttgtga